From the genome of Bifidobacterium asteroides, one region includes:
- the rpsR gene encoding 30S ribosomal protein S18 — MSRKRPQPPVKPFKKKPNPLRAAKIHTIDYKDVALLRKFISDRGKIRSRRITGVTVQEQREISKAIKNAREMALLPYATNGR, encoded by the coding sequence ATGTCACGCAAGAGGCCGCAACCGCCGGTCAAGCCCTTCAAGAAGAAGCCGAATCCTCTGAGGGCTGCCAAGATTCATACCATTGATTACAAGGACGTGGCTCTGCTGCGCAAGTTCATCTCTGACCGCGGCAAGATCCGTTCCCGCCGTATCACCGGCGTCACCGTCCAGGAGCAGCGCGAGATTTCCAAGGCCATCAAGAACGCCCGCGAGATGGCCCTGCTGCCCTACGCCACCAACGGTCGCTGA
- the rplI gene encoding 50S ribosomal protein L9, translated as MAKETKVILTDTVTDLGHKGDVVGVKPGYARNFLIPQGLAFAWSKGAAAQIESLRRARRAKSMATREDAVAAKAAIDGQTVEITAKVSDSGKLFGGISSDAIAQALRPLADVDPRAISVETIKTTGEFPATVALHPEISAAFTVKVVAE; from the coding sequence ATGGCAAAGGAAACCAAGGTTATTCTGACCGATACCGTAACCGATCTGGGTCACAAAGGCGACGTTGTCGGGGTCAAGCCCGGTTATGCGCGCAACTTCCTTATCCCCCAGGGACTGGCTTTCGCCTGGTCCAAGGGCGCTGCTGCGCAGATCGAGTCCCTGCGGCGGGCCCGTCGAGCCAAGTCCATGGCCACCCGTGAGGATGCCGTGGCTGCCAAGGCTGCCATCGATGGGCAGACCGTCGAGATCACAGCCAAGGTGTCCGATTCGGGCAAGCTCTTCGGCGGCATCTCCAGCGATGCCATCGCCCAGGCTCTTCGCCCTTTGGCTGACGTCGATCCCCGCGCTATCTCCGTGGAGACCATCAAGACCACTGGCGAATTCCCGGCAACTGTGGCCCTGCATCCCGAGATCTCGGCTGCTTTTACGGTCAAGGTT